The Gemmata palustris genome includes a region encoding these proteins:
- a CDS encoding carboxylesterase family protein produces MTPRRTRLALALVLFVGCAAVAVPAEVVVLKDGFVIQGDMRKETEVVVDKASGRSVPIVKAGGLDIIDEGPKWTIFSTHAKQLGAISPDIKLRPEYKAYTMPFPGRKSNNPLTDIGETVKVSEFNSKWIRTIEAKSFVAANAHIDQQITHIDPHMIYLVSATHLWRLSYRTNEWDPKLVRKLLLMHPELSEPDGKCVPLKRIALAKFMLDAGWLQYAKDEMDRLKREFTAALPKDAQEAHDQLTKEIDQATAELVVREAEKALAAGRYKYAAEVLAIFPEKTADSKEVARAAKVGADLKTGQERHDTARRVLNGLIDDVSGTRPLNALVAVGGGAALGAWKPEKAVTSQALELAAAGAHVFAELHPDSAMRIETFVTLATQAERERAAGKEPTKKPDELIATAISGWALGRNGATPNVESALKVWSARQLVLAYQRGESPASRNDALSRYRKNAALDIPQLAQVISLLPPAEPEDLNDRTGKPLSIGKTVPGGVYQRTSAPAPGHAAGIDYIVKLPPEYHHGRAYPVLIVLTHAGINPEDVLGPLMTESEKNGYIVVAPEWTNQFGKGWQWRPEDHVYVTAVLRDAVRHFTVDNDRVFLCGVGEGANMAMDVGASHPDLFAGVVPMAPIPKWGNFFIEYWRNAQKLPFYVVTGELAGQSLPNLRHIFANWTRHGFPAVMTIYKGRAVEWFAAETPTIFDWMSRKTRVNGTATLALGSNRQSWAMLRENDNRFYWLQADKVVVGKNGGAIVPALMQGDVRGNLIDLKCDKVKHLTVWLSAEMIDWTKPVKVQINGSVPSGWSKAKAIEPSLDVLLEDYHERGDRRMLFLNKLELKTVP; encoded by the coding sequence ATGACCCCACGCCGCACCCGTTTGGCCCTCGCGCTGGTTCTGTTCGTGGGCTGTGCCGCCGTCGCGGTCCCGGCGGAGGTCGTCGTCCTCAAGGACGGGTTCGTCATCCAGGGGGACATGCGGAAGGAGACCGAGGTCGTTGTTGATAAGGCGAGCGGGCGCTCCGTTCCGATCGTGAAAGCCGGCGGGCTCGACATCATCGACGAGGGGCCGAAGTGGACGATCTTCAGCACCCACGCGAAGCAGCTCGGGGCCATTTCCCCGGACATCAAGTTGCGCCCGGAGTACAAGGCGTACACGATGCCGTTCCCGGGGCGGAAGTCGAACAACCCGCTCACCGACATCGGCGAGACCGTGAAGGTCAGCGAGTTCAACTCGAAGTGGATCAGAACGATCGAGGCGAAGTCGTTCGTCGCCGCGAACGCGCACATCGATCAGCAGATCACGCACATCGACCCGCACATGATCTACCTCGTCTCGGCGACGCACCTCTGGCGCCTCTCCTACCGGACGAACGAGTGGGACCCGAAGCTCGTCCGCAAGCTCCTGTTGATGCACCCCGAACTGTCCGAGCCCGACGGCAAGTGCGTTCCCCTCAAGCGTATCGCGCTCGCCAAGTTCATGCTCGACGCCGGCTGGCTCCAGTACGCGAAGGACGAGATGGACCGGCTCAAGCGCGAGTTCACGGCCGCGCTGCCCAAGGACGCACAAGAGGCGCACGACCAGCTCACGAAGGAGATCGACCAGGCCACGGCGGAACTCGTCGTGCGCGAGGCCGAAAAAGCGCTCGCGGCCGGGCGCTACAAGTACGCGGCCGAGGTGCTCGCGATCTTCCCGGAGAAGACCGCCGACTCGAAGGAGGTGGCCCGCGCCGCGAAGGTCGGGGCCGATCTGAAGACCGGCCAGGAGCGCCACGACACCGCCCGGCGGGTGCTGAACGGCCTCATTGATGACGTGAGCGGAACGCGCCCCCTCAACGCGCTCGTCGCGGTCGGCGGGGGCGCGGCGCTGGGTGCCTGGAAGCCGGAAAAGGCCGTCACTTCACAGGCGCTCGAACTCGCGGCGGCGGGCGCGCACGTGTTCGCGGAACTGCACCCGGACTCCGCGATGCGCATCGAAACGTTCGTGACGCTCGCGACCCAGGCCGAGCGGGAGCGCGCGGCCGGCAAGGAGCCGACCAAGAAGCCCGACGAGCTGATCGCCACTGCGATCAGCGGGTGGGCGCTGGGCCGGAACGGTGCCACCCCGAACGTGGAATCGGCGCTCAAAGTTTGGTCCGCGCGCCAGTTGGTGCTCGCGTACCAGCGGGGCGAGTCACCGGCCAGTCGCAACGACGCCCTGTCCCGCTATCGGAAGAACGCGGCCCTCGACATCCCGCAACTCGCGCAGGTCATCTCGCTGTTACCGCCGGCCGAACCGGAGGACCTCAACGACCGCACCGGCAAACCACTTTCGATCGGGAAGACCGTACCCGGGGGCGTTTATCAGCGGACGTCCGCGCCCGCTCCCGGGCACGCCGCGGGCATCGACTACATCGTGAAGCTCCCGCCCGAGTACCACCACGGCCGCGCGTACCCGGTGCTGATCGTTCTCACGCACGCCGGGATCAACCCGGAAGACGTGCTGGGGCCGCTCATGACCGAGTCCGAGAAGAACGGGTACATCGTCGTCGCGCCCGAGTGGACCAACCAGTTCGGGAAGGGCTGGCAGTGGCGCCCGGAAGATCACGTGTACGTGACGGCCGTGCTCCGCGACGCGGTGCGGCACTTCACCGTCGACAACGACCGCGTGTTCCTCTGCGGTGTGGGGGAGGGCGCGAACATGGCGATGGACGTTGGCGCCTCGCACCCGGACCTGTTCGCCGGGGTGGTCCCGATGGCCCCCATTCCCAAATGGGGGAACTTCTTCATCGAGTACTGGCGCAACGCACAGAAATTGCCGTTCTACGTGGTGACGGGCGAACTCGCCGGTCAGTCGCTCCCCAACCTGCGGCACATCTTCGCGAACTGGACGCGCCACGGGTTCCCGGCCGTGATGACGATCTACAAGGGGCGCGCGGTCGAGTGGTTCGCCGCGGAGACGCCGACGATTTTCGACTGGATGAGTCGCAAGACCCGCGTGAACGGCACCGCGACGCTGGCCCTGGGCAGCAACCGCCAATCGTGGGCCATGTTGCGCGAGAACGACAACCGGTTCTACTGGCTCCAGGCGGACAAGGTCGTCGTGGGGAAGAACGGGGGGGCGATCGTCCCGGCGCTGATGCAGGGCGACGTTCGGGGGAACTTGATCGACTTGAAGTGCGACAAGGTGAAGCACCTCACCGTGTGGCTGAGTGCGGAGATGATCGACTGGACGAAACCGGTGAAAGTGCAGATCAACGGCTCGGTACCGTCGGGCTGGTCCAAGGCGAAGGCAATCGAGCCGAGCCTGGACGTGCTCCTCGAGGACTACCACGAGCGCGGCGACCGGCGCATGCTGTTCCTGAACAAACTGGAACTCAAGACGGTGCCGTGA
- a CDS encoding sigma-70 family RNA polymerase sigma factor gives MNDDDRRLIADCLGGRRDAFGELVSQYQARLYNSALRLVLSPEDAADVVQDTFLSAYQALHTFKGDAEFFTWLYRIAFNTAISLKRKKKPSVSLENHTRETGLDPDDPSEYVKPSAALERTEDEQQLSDAIARLSTEHRDVLVLKDLEGMKYEEIAEVLEVPIGTIRSRLHRARLELRDLLVSPNGRESRGAREEREGRAEHGEREGRGEFHVDDVNTPRPSDTARDARNAGSEEKEPPTQSRPTRRGD, from the coding sequence GTGAACGACGACGATCGCCGGCTCATCGCGGACTGTCTGGGCGGCCGACGGGATGCCTTCGGAGAGTTGGTATCCCAATACCAGGCAAGACTTTATAACTCCGCGCTGCGCCTGGTACTTAGCCCCGAGGATGCCGCTGACGTCGTTCAGGACACGTTCCTGAGCGCCTATCAGGCGCTACACACCTTCAAAGGTGATGCCGAATTTTTCACGTGGTTGTACAGGATTGCGTTCAATACCGCAATTAGTTTGAAACGGAAGAAGAAGCCGTCTGTTAGCTTGGAGAATCACACGCGGGAGACCGGCCTCGACCCAGATGACCCGTCCGAGTACGTCAAGCCGTCTGCCGCGCTCGAACGAACCGAGGACGAACAGCAGTTAAGTGACGCGATCGCGAGGCTTTCCACTGAACACCGCGATGTTCTCGTGTTGAAAGACCTCGAGGGAATGAAGTACGAGGAGATCGCCGAGGTGCTGGAGGTGCCAATCGGGACGATCCGTAGTCGCTTGCACCGGGCACGATTGGAACTCAGGGACTTGCTCGTTTCCCCCAATGGCCGTGAATCGCGTGGCGCGCGTGAAGAACGCGAAGGACGTGCGGAGCACGGAGAGCGGGAAGGTCGGGGCGAATTTCACGTGGACGATGTGAACACCCCGCGACCGAGCGATACCGCAAGAGACGCAAGAAACGCAGGGAGCGAAGAGAAAGAACCCCCTACTCAGTCGCGCCCGACTCGCCGGGGCGATTGA
- a CDS encoding HNH endonuclease signature motif containing protein — protein MSKKQTNRSQTPKKKSVAQPTFKPKGKTTPNQRELTEPSRPTVKRLFALSGNRCAFPNCQIPIVDSISGSIVGEICHIKGEKEGSARHDQNQQNSERHSFDNLILLCGRHHKVIDDNESKYPVSFLINVKGKHETGQPKTRALSNEQTDRLIASVPGNRVVNRTTVKTRNQLGGMNANTIINQFTLPTDDEQVTVEGLLNIGAVWNSLKRSAVLG, from the coding sequence ATGTCAAAAAAACAAACGAACCGTAGCCAAACACCAAAGAAAAAGTCCGTAGCGCAGCCAACTTTTAAACCAAAGGGCAAGACGACTCCAAATCAGCGCGAACTCACCGAACCATCTCGACCGACCGTAAAACGGCTTTTCGCCCTATCCGGAAACCGTTGTGCATTTCCAAACTGCCAAATTCCAATTGTTGACTCAATTAGTGGGTCAATCGTCGGCGAAATTTGTCACATCAAAGGAGAGAAGGAAGGCTCTGCACGACACGATCAAAATCAACAAAATTCAGAAAGGCATAGTTTCGACAACCTGATTCTACTGTGTGGTAGACATCATAAGGTAATTGACGACAACGAATCAAAGTATCCTGTCTCGTTCCTCATCAACGTGAAGGGCAAGCACGAAACAGGTCAACCAAAGACTCGAGCATTAAGCAACGAGCAGACTGACCGTCTAATTGCGTCGGTTCCGGGAAATCGAGTCGTCAATCGCACCACTGTCAAAACACGGAATCAGTTGGGAGGCATGAATGCTAACACAATTATCAATCAATTTACTTTACCCACGGACGACGAACAGGTCACTGTAGAGGGTTTGTTGAACATCGGGGCAGTCTGGAACTCATTGAAAAGATCGGCTGTCCTGGGTTAG
- the uvrA gene encoding excinuclease ABC subunit UvrA, which translates to MDTKSIVVRGAREHNLRGVNLELPRNKLIVFTGVSGSGKSSLAFDTIYAEGQRRYVESLSSYARQFLGQLPKPDVDYIGGLSPSVSIQQKTAGRNPRSTVGTITEVSDFLRVLYARLGQGHCPKCERPITAQTREQIIGRILALPEGTRFQLLAPVVRGQKGEFKDFFADMVKRGYVRARVDGQLVKLTDDLKLDKRIKHTIEIVVDRLQKRGTRNAERGTEDGNFRVRVAEAVEQALNLAEGNLIISVEPEKEEPEAKEADSEIPRSELRAPRFSDILLSAHYACTHCNISYEPPTPQLFSFNSPHGMCPACDGLGTLYTFDPDLLIPDPALSFYEGAIPIVGPLRGMGRWRKHIFEGVAKSLGIDLKTPWSKLSAAHQDLILQGGGDAHIVWEWKQRGGKVWKHGGKWEGIVPQLIAQFKKTAAGPRRMQLEKYMRRVHCPACDGQRLNPQARAVRVGGRTLVEVGHTPIGDLMPWFNDYEQTISTTSKVVAGELLKEIRARLGFLLNVGLHYLTLDRQAPSLSGGEAQRIRLASQIGSGLVGVLYVLDEPSIGLHPRDNARLLASLERLRDMGNTVLVVEHDEDTMRAADYLVDFGPGPGVGGGEVVAAGTPAEVFAEPRSLTGQYLTGAKKIEVPAKRRQPNGKTLRIVGAKHNNLKNVTAEIPLGVFVCITGVSGSGKSSLINDVLRGQMKVDGSKANQEEEAEETADSALALPSSAFCDRVEGTEHIDKVIDIDQTPIGRTPRSNPATYIKLWDEIRSLYAEMSDAKVRGYQPGRFSFNKPGGRCEACEGNGANKLEMDFLADVWVQCPVCEGRRFNRETLQVKYRGKSIQDVLEMEVAEALEHFEHVPKVRLMVQTLHDVGLDYIKLGQPSPTLSGGEAQRIKLAKELVRRSTGKTLYILDEPTTGLHFEDVRKLLEVLHGFAEQGNTVLVIEHDLDVIKTADWVIDLGPEGGSGGGQIVVAGTPETVAKSKESYTGQALAPLLASTKKAANSKKKTTKAAPSTGQEYITHLCVEGACQHNLKNVSARLPREKMSVFCGPSGSGKSSLALDTIYAEGQRRYVESLSSYARQFLGQVQKPRVEHVTGLSPAISIEQKTTSKSPRSTVGTVTEIYDYLRILFARLGQRHCPNCSRPVGTQTADEIVDKVLSLPEGTKLYIMAPLERKGQEKYDTLFDEIRRTGYTRMRVNGKSYTIDEPPQIDHRRKHNVEVVVDRNVVKPGTRTRIAEAVEQSLDLGRGVMHIAYVEADVDEAKWKVEKFSQHLACEHCNLSFEPLNPHHYSFNSPLGWCPTCEGLGFQRGANANLLLGDTNLSLRAGAVTAWPSLEKGSPWLPFAEALAKHVGFSLDTAFGKLDPAHQRAVLHGTGDAWVELSTEPGTRNSEPKTKGKKPAPAALRTHAPRFQYKGLFPAVDEASRVSWVYRQRLDHLVDEVPCSACRSARIRSDAAATRFAGLTLGELCAKSLGDTLAMFDALKLTKTERQVAGEVLREIASRLKFLVDVGLDYLTLARQGPTLSGGEAQRIRLASQIGSGLTGVLYVLDEPTIGLHPRDNERLLQALHRLRDLGNTLVVVEHDREVIAAADHLLDFGPGAGDRGGEITASGTPKQVTKNPDSLTGKYLSGKLAIPVPTNRRTAEGSRNLTPQPPSLKRKGEKAKKAAQVPAPVLSPSPFRGGVGEGLPSVAARSPLGHALSILGARQHNLKNVDVHIPLGAFVAVTGVSGSGKSSLVNEVLYNTLARKLHRARTAGAAHDDIQGLEFVDKIINVDQDPIGNSPSSNPATYTGVFELIRELFARLPESKVRGYHPRRFSFNQKGGRCEACEGMGQKVIEMHFLPDVWVECDTCNGTRYNPETLAVRYHGKSIADVLNMRISEALGLFNNIPKIRHVLQTLEDVGLGYMALGQPAPTMSGGEAQRVKLAAELARPSTGKTLYLLDEPTTGLHFDDIRKLLEVLQRLVDLGNTVITVEHNLDVIKTADWVIDMGPEAGGGGGQVVAQGSPEEVVQQFGAGAPTHTGRILKGVIEAGPFAERPKFDPKAALAKREGDLDISDVGKDQKLPWEADGPGWHTRDRVTTTGKPVKWDGEALSWVVELIYELGTFPDTKWNHRSVVEIPTPRKADGWFLHAMTGHEAYMKLVFPLPGRPFKQDQLAAKLAIPPLSDTPGLEGYSRDANRVEIHNASGWQTVTVTVHKKSEIDTPAFREFLTRAVEIIQGLSDTTAGGIEGNMPWKKDGEKWHLGEKGFPLGRGAKWDRAILPRLVKLLQDVDPTLVFKWDVRDAVTVYPKGMSRFWARLKTKEHDALEVWFTGRRGSAKLSQYENFGRNVTVEGDRADGSEVLKLWLVTGNHLDTGALKPLLAEHLKAFRKTFGNGDASEKEAG; encoded by the coding sequence ATGGACACCAAGAGTATCGTCGTCCGTGGGGCGCGCGAACACAACCTGCGCGGGGTGAACCTCGAACTCCCGCGCAACAAGCTCATCGTCTTCACCGGCGTGAGCGGGAGCGGCAAATCGTCGCTCGCGTTCGACACGATTTATGCCGAAGGCCAGCGCCGCTACGTCGAGTCACTCTCCAGCTACGCCCGACAGTTCCTCGGCCAGTTGCCGAAGCCGGACGTGGACTACATCGGCGGTCTGTCCCCGTCGGTGAGCATCCAGCAGAAGACCGCCGGGCGCAACCCCCGGAGCACGGTCGGCACCATCACCGAAGTGAGCGACTTCCTCCGGGTACTCTATGCCCGCCTGGGACAAGGTCACTGCCCGAAATGCGAACGGCCGATTACGGCCCAGACGCGCGAACAGATCATCGGCCGCATTCTCGCGCTCCCCGAGGGCACGCGGTTCCAGCTCCTCGCGCCGGTGGTGCGCGGGCAGAAGGGCGAGTTCAAGGACTTCTTCGCGGACATGGTGAAGCGCGGGTACGTCCGCGCCCGCGTCGACGGTCAGCTCGTGAAGTTGACCGACGACCTGAAGCTCGACAAGCGCATCAAGCACACCATCGAAATCGTCGTCGATCGGCTCCAAAAGCGCGGAACGCGGAACGCGGAACGCGGAACGGAAGACGGCAATTTCCGGGTTCGCGTTGCCGAGGCGGTCGAGCAGGCACTGAACCTCGCCGAAGGCAACCTCATCATTTCCGTCGAACCGGAAAAGGAAGAACCGGAAGCAAAGGAAGCCGATTCCGAAATTCCGCGCTCCGAACTCCGCGCTCCGCGATTCTCGGACATCCTGCTGTCGGCGCATTACGCCTGCACGCACTGCAACATCAGTTACGAACCGCCGACCCCCCAGCTATTCAGCTTCAACAGCCCGCACGGGATGTGCCCGGCCTGCGACGGGTTGGGCACGCTCTACACCTTCGACCCCGACCTGCTGATCCCGGACCCGGCACTCAGCTTCTACGAAGGCGCAATTCCGATTGTGGGGCCGCTTAGGGGAATGGGCCGGTGGCGGAAGCACATTTTCGAGGGGGTAGCGAAGTCACTCGGAATTGATCTGAAGACACCCTGGAGCAAGCTCTCGGCCGCGCACCAAGACCTCATCCTTCAAGGAGGTGGAGATGCGCACATCGTTTGGGAGTGGAAACAGCGCGGCGGAAAAGTCTGGAAGCACGGCGGGAAATGGGAGGGGATCGTACCGCAACTGATCGCGCAGTTCAAAAAGACCGCAGCCGGTCCGCGGCGCATGCAGCTCGAAAAGTACATGCGCCGGGTCCACTGCCCCGCGTGCGACGGCCAGCGCCTCAACCCGCAAGCGCGGGCCGTCCGCGTCGGCGGGCGCACGCTCGTGGAAGTCGGGCACACGCCCATCGGCGACCTGATGCCGTGGTTCAACGACTACGAACAGACGATTTCGACCACCTCGAAGGTCGTCGCGGGCGAACTGCTGAAGGAGATTCGCGCGCGGCTCGGGTTCCTGCTGAACGTCGGGCTGCACTACCTCACGCTCGACCGACAGGCGCCGTCGCTCTCGGGGGGTGAAGCCCAGCGCATCCGGCTCGCCTCACAGATTGGCAGCGGGCTGGTAGGCGTGCTGTACGTGCTCGACGAACCGAGCATCGGGCTGCACCCGCGCGACAACGCGCGCCTACTCGCGAGCCTCGAACGCCTCCGCGACATGGGCAACACGGTCCTCGTGGTCGAACACGACGAGGACACGATGCGCGCGGCTGATTACCTCGTGGACTTCGGCCCCGGTCCCGGCGTTGGCGGGGGTGAGGTGGTCGCGGCCGGCACACCCGCCGAGGTGTTCGCGGAACCGCGCAGCCTCACCGGGCAGTACCTCACCGGCGCGAAGAAGATCGAGGTTCCGGCCAAGCGCCGACAACCCAACGGCAAAACTCTGCGTATCGTTGGGGCTAAGCACAACAACCTGAAGAACGTTACAGCCGAGATCCCGCTCGGCGTGTTCGTGTGCATCACCGGCGTGAGCGGGTCGGGCAAGTCGTCGCTCATTAATGACGTGCTCCGCGGACAGATGAAGGTTGATGGCAGCAAAGCGAATCAGGAGGAAGAAGCCGAGGAAACGGCGGATTCGGCCCTCGCCCTTCCCTCTTCAGCATTCTGCGACCGAGTCGAGGGCACGGAGCACATCGACAAAGTCATCGACATCGACCAGACGCCGATTGGCCGAACCCCGCGCTCGAACCCCGCGACCTACATCAAGCTCTGGGACGAGATTCGTTCGCTGTACGCGGAAATGTCGGACGCGAAGGTGCGCGGGTACCAGCCCGGCCGCTTCAGCTTCAACAAGCCCGGCGGCCGGTGCGAAGCGTGCGAAGGCAACGGCGCGAACAAGCTCGAAATGGACTTCCTCGCGGACGTGTGGGTGCAGTGTCCCGTCTGTGAGGGCCGGCGCTTCAACCGCGAAACGCTCCAGGTGAAGTATCGGGGCAAGTCGATCCAGGACGTGCTGGAAATGGAAGTGGCGGAGGCGCTCGAACACTTCGAGCACGTCCCGAAAGTGCGCCTGATGGTGCAGACGCTCCACGACGTCGGCCTCGACTACATCAAGTTGGGCCAGCCGTCCCCGACACTTTCGGGCGGCGAAGCCCAGCGCATCAAGCTCGCGAAAGAACTTGTCAGGCGTTCCACTGGTAAGACGCTCTACATCCTCGACGAACCGACGACCGGGCTCCACTTCGAGGACGTGCGCAAACTGCTCGAAGTGCTCCACGGGTTCGCCGAGCAGGGGAACACCGTGCTCGTGATCGAGCACGACCTTGACGTGATAAAGACCGCGGACTGGGTGATCGATCTCGGACCCGAGGGCGGTTCCGGTGGCGGTCAGATTGTCGTCGCAGGGACGCCGGAGACAGTCGCGAAGTCCAAGGAGTCTTACACCGGCCAGGCGCTCGCGCCGCTGCTCGCATCCACCAAGAAAGCAGCGAACAGCAAGAAGAAGACCACCAAAGCCGCACCGAGCACGGGTCAGGAGTACATCACGCACTTGTGTGTTGAGGGCGCCTGCCAGCACAACCTCAAGAACGTGTCGGCCCGGTTGCCGCGCGAAAAAATGAGTGTGTTCTGCGGGCCGTCGGGGTCGGGCAAGTCGTCGCTCGCGCTCGACACGATTTATGCCGAGGGCCAGCGCCGCTACGTCGAGTCGCTCTCCAGCTACGCCCGGCAGTTCTTGGGGCAGGTTCAGAAGCCTCGCGTGGAACACGTCACCGGGCTGTCACCGGCCATCAGCATCGAACAAAAGACGACGAGCAAGAGCCCGCGCAGCACGGTCGGTACCGTCACCGAGATTTACGACTACCTGCGAATTCTGTTTGCGCGGCTCGGCCAGCGCCACTGCCCGAACTGCTCGCGGCCCGTGGGCACGCAGACCGCGGACGAAATCGTTGACAAGGTACTGTCACTCCCGGAAGGGACGAAGCTCTACATCATGGCCCCGCTGGAGCGCAAGGGGCAGGAGAAGTACGACACGCTGTTCGACGAGATCCGGCGCACCGGGTACACGCGGATGCGTGTCAACGGCAAGAGTTACACCATCGACGAACCGCCCCAAATCGACCACCGCCGCAAGCACAACGTCGAGGTCGTGGTCGATCGCAACGTGGTGAAGCCCGGGACGCGGACCCGGATCGCCGAAGCGGTCGAACAGTCGCTCGACCTCGGACGCGGCGTGATGCACATCGCCTACGTCGAAGCCGATGTCGATGAAGCCAAGTGGAAGGTGGAAAAGTTCTCGCAACACCTCGCGTGCGAGCACTGCAACCTGAGCTTCGAGCCGCTCAACCCGCACCACTACTCGTTCAACAGCCCGCTCGGGTGGTGCCCCACGTGCGAAGGCCTGGGGTTCCAGCGTGGCGCGAACGCCAACCTCCTCCTCGGTGATACGAACCTCTCGCTCCGCGCCGGCGCGGTGACCGCGTGGCCGTCACTGGAGAAAGGATCACCGTGGTTGCCGTTTGCGGAAGCACTGGCAAAGCACGTCGGGTTCTCGCTCGACACCGCGTTCGGCAAACTCGACCCGGCCCACCAGCGCGCGGTGCTTCACGGTACGGGCGACGCCTGGGTCGAGCTGAGCACGGAACCCGGAACGCGGAACTCGGAACCGAAAACTAAGGGCAAGAAACCGGCTCCCGCCGCACTGCGAACTCACGCTCCGCGATTTCAGTACAAGGGTTTGTTCCCCGCGGTGGACGAAGCCTCGCGCGTGTCGTGGGTGTACCGCCAGCGGCTCGACCACCTCGTGGACGAAGTGCCCTGCTCAGCCTGTCGCAGTGCGCGGATTCGTTCCGATGCGGCGGCCACGCGGTTCGCGGGACTTACGCTCGGCGAACTCTGCGCGAAGTCACTCGGCGACACGCTCGCCATGTTCGATGCGCTGAAACTGACGAAGACGGAACGACAGGTCGCGGGCGAAGTGCTGCGCGAGATCGCGTCGCGCCTCAAGTTCCTCGTCGATGTCGGGTTGGATTACCTCACGCTCGCCCGACAAGGCCCAACGCTCTCGGGCGGCGAAGCGCAGCGCATCCGGCTCGCGTCCCAAATCGGCAGCGGGCTGACGGGCGTGCTGTACGTGCTCGACGAGCCAACGATCGGGCTCCACCCGCGCGACAACGAGCGACTGCTCCAGGCACTGCACCGCCTCCGCGACCTCGGCAACACGCTGGTGGTCGTCGAGCACGACCGTGAAGTGATCGCGGCAGCCGACCACTTACTCGACTTCGGACCCGGCGCCGGCGACCGCGGGGGAGAAATCACCGCGAGTGGCACGCCTAAACAGGTCACGAAGAACCCGGATTCACTCACTGGTAAGTATCTGAGCGGCAAGCTCGCCATTCCGGTCCCGACGAACCGGCGCACGGCGGAGGGGAGTAGAAATCTAACCCCCCAACCCCCTTCCCTAAAAAGGAAGGGGGAGAAAGCCAAAAAAGCAGCGCAAGTTCCGGCGCCGGTTTTAAGCCCCTCTCCGTTTAGGGGAGGGGTTGGGGAGGGGTTGCCTTCCGTCGCCGCACGGTCGCCGCTGGGTCACGCCCTCAGCATCCTCGGCGCGCGGCAACACAACCTCAAGAACGTGGACGTTCACATCCCTCTTGGGGCGTTTGTCGCTGTGACCGGGGTGAGCGGGTCCGGGAAGTCGTCTCTTGTAAATGAAGTGCTCTACAACACGCTCGCGCGGAAGTTGCACCGCGCGCGAACCGCGGGCGCGGCCCACGACGACATCCAGGGGCTCGAGTTCGTCGACAAGATCATCAACGTCGATCAAGACCCGATCGGTAACTCGCCGTCCTCGAACCCCGCGACCTACACCGGCGTGTTCGAGCTGATCCGCGAATTGTTCGCGCGCCTGCCCGAATCCAAAGTGCGCGGGTACCACCCGCGGCGCTTCAGCTTCAACCAAAAGGGCGGGCGGTGCGAGGCGTGCGAGGGGATGGGTCAGAAGGTGATCGAGATGCACTTCCTCCCCGATGTGTGGGTGGAGTGCGACACCTGCAACGGCACGCGGTACAACCCCGAAACGCTCGCGGTGCGGTACCACGGCAAGTCCATCGCCGACGTACTGAACATGCGGATCAGCGAGGCGCTGGGGCTCTTCAACAACATCCCGAAAATCCGGCACGTGCTCCAAACGCTCGAAGACGTGGGTCTCGGGTACATGGCACTCGGGCAGCCCGCGCCCACCATGTCCGGCGGCGAGGCCCAGCGCGTGAAGCTCGCCGCGGAACTCGCGCGCCCGAGCACCGGGAAGACGCTCTACCTGCTCGACGAGCCGACGACCGGGCTTCACTTCGACGACATCCGCAAGTTGCTCGAAGTGCTCCAGCGGCTAGTCGATCTCGGGAACACGGTGATTACGGTCGAGCACAACCTCGACGTCATCAAGACCGCGGACTGGGTCATCGACATGGGACCGGAGGCCGGCGGCGGGGGCGGCCAGGTGGTCGCGCAGGGCTCGCCGGAAGAGGTGGTCCAGCAGTTCGGCGCCGGCGCCCCGACGCACACCGGGCGCATCCTGAAGGGGGTGATCGAGGCCGGGCCGTTCGCCGAGCGCCCGAAGTTCGACCCGAAGGCCGCGCTCGCCAAGCGCGAGGGCGACCTCGACATCTCCGACGTGGGCAAGGACCAAAAACTTCCCTGGGAAGCGGACGGCCCGGGCTGGCACACCCGGGACCGCGTTACCACCACGGGCAAACCGGTGAAGTGGGACGGCGAGGCGCTCTCGTGGGTCGTTGAGCTTATTTACGAGCTCGGCACGTTCCCCGATACAAAGTGGAACCACCGCAGCGTCGTGGAGATCCCCACCCCGCGCAAGGCCGACGGCTGGTTCCTCCACGCGATGACCGGGCACGAAGCGTACATGAAGCTCGTGTTCCCGCTCCCGGGTCGGCCGTTCAAACAGGACCAACTGGCGGCGAAGCTCGCGATCCCGCCGCTCTCCGACACACCGGGGCTCGAAGGGTACTCGCGCGACGCCAACCGCGTCGAAATTCACAACGCATCGGGCTGGCAAACGGTCACGGTCACCGTTCACAAGAAGTCCGAGATCGATACGCCCGCGTTCCGCGAGTTCCTCACCCGCGCTGTTGAAATTATCCAGGGGCTCAGCGACACAACCGCGGGCGGGATCGAGGGCAACATGCCCTGGAAGAAGGACGGCGAGAAGTGGCACCTCGGCGAGAAGGGGTTCCCGCTGGGTCGAGGTGCGAAGTGGGACCGCGCGATCCTCCCACGGCTCGTGAAACTGCTCCAAGACGTCGATCCGACGCTGGTCTTCAAGTGGGACGTGCGCGACGCAGTGACCGTGTACCCGAAGGGGATGTCACGGTTCTGGGCGCGGCTCAAGACGAAAGAGCACGACGCCCTTGAAGTCTGGTTCACGGGCCGGCGCGGATCGGCGAAGCTCTCGCAGTACGAAAACTTCGGCCGCAACGTGACCGTCGAGGGCGACCGCGCGGACGGGAGCGAGGTACTAAAACTGTGGCTCGTGACCGGCAATCACCTGGACACCGGAGCGCTGAAACCGCTGCTCGCGGAGCACCTGAAGGCGTTCCGCAAGACGTTCGGTAACGGCGATGCGAGTGAAAAAGAAGCGGGGTAA